From the genome of Monomorium pharaonis isolate MP-MQ-018 chromosome 1, ASM1337386v2, whole genome shotgun sequence:
TCAGACACACAATCACACACAAAACAgacaaataatacaatataacgaAAATACACTTACACAATTGAGAAACAACCCAACAGGAGCAAACCTCTCCGTCCAACTATGGCCAGCACAAGATGGTTACGAGCAAAATCATCGTGACACAAATGAAGAAAGAAATAgtcgatatataaatttacaaccTGAAAGAAGAGACAATAAGTATgttgaaataatgttttacttGTACAACTATTATTATACGAGAATCTGACCTTTTCATTgcaataagttttataatagaCCAAAATTCTGTAATTGTCTTCATCATTTTTGTCTGTTCTAAaacttattgaaataaaaagtaatgtgaCACATTTTGTTAGTCATAGTATTGcatcttctcctcctcctctatatatacattttttatacgatataacataatattatatcatatgtgtagattatatatagagagaagagagaggagaaattaacaaaaaaattgcaaagatattcttgaaaattaattactcacacacatgcatatacacatatatatattaaatgttatataatatttgtagcaGAGAACAAGAACGCCTAATTCGTATAGAGGCTGAACTCAAGTAAGTATTAGATATATCgtatattactgtaatatctTTGCTTcatactaattatttttatatttcctttACAGAAGAATGAATAGTATCTTGGAAAAAGTACTAAAATGTGTACAAGATAGCCAGACTTACATACAAAAGCCAAACAGCCTCCCAATCACCTCTTTGGCTCAGATGGATGCCTTCGAAAATTTAAACGAGAATGATTATTCCAATGTCGTAAGTAGAAAGAAATTCTGTGTATGCCTGAAAGTCAAAAGGTGTTcagttagttttttttataaaagtctattttttataaacagagTGACTCAGGATTTTTTGAATGTCAAGCCGATATTCATAAtgaattcttatatttaagactGTGTTAAGTACCGTCTTAAGATGTCGTAAgtcaatcacagagccgtattagcatcttaagacattgcttaaGACGGTCTTAAAATAAGAACGTGAATACCAGCCTCAGACTCATTATAGTTATACTccattttgaattaatatatacaatatttttttcgcattattttaatgacagATTTTCTGAACATGAGACAAAAAATACAGACAATCTGTTATTGTAAAACAATgcataaaaaagaatgtagAACATcctgtaaattataatataacatttttctgcattaataatcctttttttttttaggtgaAATACTTCAGTTACATTGGTGGTTTCAACTTGAAGGAAGCCGTAAACCAATGCTTCAAAGAAGGTTTCACAGATGCTTTGGCATCTTCTTTTACTTGGTGGGGGGGACATGAGGACGATGAATGGCG
Proteins encoded in this window:
- the LOC118646786 gene encoding uncharacterized protein LOC118646786; the encoded protein is MRASEGSRVCGYVRHSVRALDTQLNSLSGSVGSPRNIEPYTNNPTYTQIPASPYVTQEIHEPASFSQTHNHTQNRQIIQYNENTLTQLRNNPTGANLSVQLWPAQDGYEQNHRDTNEERNSRYINLQPERRDNNREQERLIRIEAELKRMNSILEKVLKCVQDSQTYIQKPNSLPITSLAQMDAFENLNENDYSNVVKYFSYIGGFNLKEAVNQCFKEGFTDALASSFTWWGGHEDDEWRKRPLYNARFITAIYEAVCRNRYFEKPTRSEFQACMKEALRTAKERHRSRTRGPRPRRAAREQIRRDLWNDEREDDNENDENESND